A genome region from Hevea brasiliensis isolate MT/VB/25A 57/8 chromosome 9, ASM3005281v1, whole genome shotgun sequence includes the following:
- the LOC110636276 gene encoding BTB/POZ domain-containing protein At5g41330, producing the protein MPPFITTMASQNDQLNRSRGIGPQSDIITIDVGGQIFQTTKQTLALAGPKSLFSHFAHPTQLGLGPLFIDRDPELFSVLLSLLRTGNLPSKAKSFDLEDLIAESKFYNIESLLINSLSNPCQFDAFNLEKSQTLPLNGRDFTSAMATTSFGTLHVAHGSKITSFDWALRIKSTILTQFTAIDSLLAIKPTLAAAGATDFSGMQILDLEKGFVRETLCWENVTQSSSTVQAIGSSPDFLFTSFESGRRNSNSIMVYDLQSFSPVTEIAHCEIYGADLDSAIPATKLKWVESYNVVMASGSHSGPSGMLGNVKLWDIRSGNVIWELKERVDCFSDITVSDSLSAIFKVGVNSGEVFYTDLRKLGDGDSNPWICLGDKRKMLNVKKEGVGCKIESYGNQLFCSKGGDVELWSEVAMNSSKKSEDGLPNRVFRRNLMGRAKDMGGSRITNLAFGGSKMFVTRKDQQSVEVWQSSVRGL; encoded by the coding sequence ATGCCTCCTTTTATCACAACAATGGCCTCTCAAAATGACCAACTTAATCGCTCTCGAGGCATTGGTCCACAATCAGATATTATCACCATCGATGTTGGTGGCCAAATCTTTCAGACCACAAAACAAACCTTAGCTCTAGCTGGACCCAAATCTCTCTTCTCCCATTTTGCTCATCCTACTCAACTGGGTCTTGGTCCTCTGTTCATCGACAGAGACCCTGAGTTGTTCTCTGTCCTACTCTCTCTTTTGAGAACTGGGAATCTCCCTTCAAAGGCTAAATCTTTTGATCTTGAAGATTTGATTGCAGAATCCAAATTTTATAATATCGAGTCTCTGTTAATTAACTCTCTATCGAATCCTTGTCAATTTGATGCTTTCAACCTCGAAAAGTCGCAAACTTTGCCCTTGAACGGCCGCGATTTCACTTCCGCCATGGCCACGACGTCATTTGGGACCCTTCACGTCGCTCATGGCAGCAAAATAACGTCTTTCGATTGGGCCTTGCGCATAAAGTCAACGATCCTGACCCAGTTCACGGCGATCGATTCTCTCTTGGCCATTAAACCAACTCTGGCAGCCGCGGGAGCCACCGATTTCTCGGGAATGCAAATTCTCGATCTGGAAAAGGGTTTTGTAAGGGAAACTTTGTGTTGGGAAAACGTGACCCAATCGAGCTCCACAGTTCAGGCAATTGGATCGTCTCCAGATTTCTTGTTCACAAGTTTCGAGTCAGGTCGCAGGAACTCTAACTCGATCATGGTTTACGATTTGCAATCATTTTCGCCAGTAACCGAGATTGCTCACTGCGAGATATACGGTGCAGATCTTGACTCAGCCATTCCAGCCACAAAATTGAAGTGGGTAGAGAGCTATAACGTGGTAATGGCATCTGGTTCTCATAGCGGACCCTCTGGTATGTTGGGAAATGTGAAATTGTGGGATATAAGGTCtggaaatgtgatttgggaacTGAAAGAGAGAGTTGATTGTTTCTCTGATATTACTGTTTCAGATAGTTTGTCAGCTATCTTTAAAGTTGGTGTCAATTCAGGAGAGGTCTTTTACACAGATTTGAGGAAATTGGGTGATGGCGATAGTAATCCTTGGATTTGCTTGGGCGATAAGAGGAAAATGCTGAATGTCAAGAAAGAAGGAGTTGGGTGCAAGATTGAGTCTTACGGGAATCAATTATTTTGTAGTAAAGGAGGAGATGTTGAGCTTTGGTCTGAGGTTGCCATGAATTCTTCCAAGAAAAGCGAAGATGGGTTGCCAAATAGGGTCTTCAGGAGGAATTTGATGGGGAGAGCAAAAGATATGGGAGGATCAAGAATAACCAACTTGGCTTTTGGGGGAAGCAAGATGTTTGTAACAAGGAAGGATCAGCAATCTGTTGAGGTTTGGCAAAGTTCTGTAAGGGGGTTATAG